One region of Bactrocera neohumeralis isolate Rockhampton chromosome 5, APGP_CSIRO_Bneo_wtdbg2-racon-allhic-juicebox.fasta_v2, whole genome shotgun sequence genomic DNA includes:
- the LOC126759563 gene encoding uncharacterized protein LOC126759563: MNKVLIFPIVCLIACSWIGLTTSLDCYVCDSTSGQNCNDKQSAKCDPELAQQTVNYARKYLSVNETILNTTSSTYICVFDTILRNNFMQFYYGCSYSTIDICSFTAVGFIRYNFCNNCNTSDCNTNNNGYYTNNGNYSSTYSFTLTASIILALIAKLFCY; this comes from the exons ATGAATAAAGTGCTAATATTTCCCATTGTGTGCCTTATTGCTTGCTCTTGGATTGGTTTGA CCACATCTCTCGACTGTTACGTTTGCGACAGCACTTCGGGTCAGAACTGCAACGACAAACAATCGGCAAAATGCGATCCAGAATTGGCTCAGCAAACGGTGAATTATGCTCGCAAATATTTAAGTGTGAATGAAACGATATTAAATACCACCAGTTCGACATACATTTGTGTGTTTGACACTATTTTACGTA acaaTTTTATGCAGTTTTATTACGGCTGCTCCTACAGCACTATAGATATTTGCTCATTCACGGCTGTTGGATTCATACGATATAACTTTTGCAACAACTGTAACACGAGCGATTGCAATACCAATAACAACGGTTATTACACTAACAACGGCAATTACAGTTCAACGTATAGCTTTACCTTGACAGCGAGCATTATCTTGGCTTTGATAGCGAAACTCTTTTGTTACTGA